From a single Candidatus Defluviilinea gracilis genomic region:
- a CDS encoding GGDEF domain-containing protein, whose product MDDIRSKILEDAYQVLETQGESPIAREYLLKLLDVLSVALEKYSQGNPEESKNLALQLIDHRAMLMMLKQQTDELDALKKLSINLTSSLELADVLNAVVTEAMRLVFNARDVSIFLYDDQKLSFGAALDSEGKRNKPFTKPRGNGLTYTVARTGEMIIVESTRAHPLFKDIADNWAGSIIGIPLKVGKKVVGVMNLSRVTAGKFSHAELRLLSLLADQAAVAISNARLHLMISRQAFSDTVTGLPNRRALDERLEDEASAARRNNYSFAVIMMDLDGFKEVNDTYGHGIGDEVLRYVFNFMARGVRNTDFLARYGGDELTLILTQSDLSSARIVAEKIVESMQKLKFKLPDGKNLKLGISGGIALYPMHGRTGSDLLRAADAALYQAKKYERGSFQIARGVTAPLSKIKLPE is encoded by the coding sequence ATGGACGATATCCGATCCAAAATTTTAGAAGACGCTTATCAGGTGTTGGAAACTCAGGGCGAATCCCCGATTGCGCGGGAATATCTGCTCAAACTCTTGGATGTGCTTTCCGTCGCCCTGGAAAAATATTCGCAAGGCAATCCCGAAGAATCGAAAAATCTGGCATTGCAGTTGATCGATCATCGCGCCATGCTGATGATGCTCAAACAACAGACCGATGAACTGGACGCGCTCAAAAAGTTGAGCATCAATCTCACCTCCAGTCTCGAACTGGCCGATGTGCTCAATGCTGTGGTCACCGAGGCGATGCGCCTGGTGTTCAACGCGCGCGATGTCAGCATTTTTCTTTATGACGACCAGAAACTCTCGTTCGGCGCGGCGCTCGATTCGGAAGGCAAGCGCAACAAACCGTTCACCAAACCGAGAGGCAACGGGCTAACCTATACGGTTGCGCGCACCGGGGAGATGATCATCGTTGAGAGCACGCGCGCCCATCCGCTCTTTAAAGATATTGCGGATAATTGGGCGGGTTCTATAATCGGAATCCCTCTCAAGGTGGGGAAAAAGGTTGTCGGCGTGATGAACCTCTCCCGCGTGACGGCGGGAAAATTTTCGCATGCAGAACTGCGCCTCTTGAGCCTGCTTGCCGACCAGGCAGCGGTTGCCATCTCTAACGCCCGCTTGCACTTGATGATCAGCCGACAGGCATTCAGCGATACCGTCACCGGGTTACCCAACCGTCGCGCGCTCGATGAACGGCTCGAAGATGAAGCATCCGCCGCGCGCAGGAATAACTACTCCTTTGCCGTAATCATGATGGACCTCGACGGGTTCAAGGAAGTTAACGATACCTACGGGCATGGCATCGGGGATGAGGTATTACGCTATGTTTTTAATTTCATGGCGCGAGGCGTCCGCAACACAGATTTTCTGGCGCGTTACGGCGGCGACGAATTGACCCTGATCCTCACCCAGTCCGATTTATCCTCCGCCCGCATCGTAGCCGAAAAAATCGTCGAAAGCATGCAAAAACTCAAGTTCAAATTGCCCGACGGAAAAAACCTCAAACTTGGGATTTCCGGCGGCATCGCGCTCTACCCCATGCATGGTCGCACCGGTTCGGACCTGTTACGCGCGGCGGATGCGGCGCTCTATCAGGCAAAAAAATACGAACGCGGTTCATTTCAGATCGCGCGCGGGGTTACCGCTCCGCTCTCGAAGATCAAACTTCCCGAATAA
- a CDS encoding SDR family NAD(P)-dependent oxidoreductase, whose protein sequence is MSFPPIPAPATPLHPRRRGLIIGASDGLGAELARQLSSDGYSLALLARRKDALDALCQEINSQGGNARSYAHNVTEYDKVPDLLLRIVADLGGLDAVVYVASVNQPPGGMDKYNFENDRQMIEVNLIGAMAWLTPIAEMFQSAKAGQIVGISSVAGDRGRVGNPGYNTSKAGLTTYLEALRNRLTRHGVNVLTVKPGFMKTEMLKAALGPTPFAIEPSTAAEHIVKAMKKRKQVIYTAPIWRWIMLAIQHTPSFIFRRLSF, encoded by the coding sequence GTGTCTTTCCCACCCATACCTGCCCCAGCCACTCCACTTCATCCACGCCGCCGCGGACTTATCATCGGAGCGTCGGATGGACTTGGCGCGGAACTTGCCCGCCAACTGTCCTCAGACGGCTATTCCCTAGCCCTGCTAGCTCGTAGAAAAGATGCGCTGGACGCGCTGTGTCAGGAGATCAATTCACAAGGCGGGAACGCTCGCTCATACGCGCACAACGTGACGGAGTACGATAAAGTTCCAGACCTGCTCCTCAGGATCGTTGCCGACCTCGGTGGCTTGGATGCGGTTGTCTATGTTGCCAGCGTCAACCAACCGCCCGGCGGAATGGACAAATACAACTTCGAGAACGACCGCCAGATGATCGAAGTCAATTTGATCGGCGCGATGGCATGGCTCACGCCGATTGCCGAAATGTTCCAATCGGCAAAGGCGGGACAGATCGTTGGCATTTCCTCTGTCGCTGGCGATCGCGGGCGTGTTGGAAATCCCGGCTACAACACCTCCAAAGCCGGGCTGACGACGTACCTCGAAGCGTTGCGAAACAGGCTCACCCGTCACGGCGTGAACGTGTTGACGGTGAAACCCGGCTTCATGAAAACTGAAATGCTCAAAGCCGCGCTCGGTCCAACTCCGTTTGCCATTGAACCCTCTACAGCCGCAGAGCATATTGTGAAAGCGATGAAGAAACGCAAGCAGGTCATTTACACCGCGCCGATCTGGCGTTGGATCATGCTGGCGATCCAACATACGCCGTCGTTTATTTTTAGAAGATTGTCATTCTAA
- a CDS encoding FAD-binding oxidoreductase: MSLNLNHTFTKLENFGHSFQASSYRIPIQRTEDIYEAFQLAKKLGLKVTARGTGISYNDASLNGGGIVLDMRGMNQIAEWDPASGVVRCESGVTLEQLWQRVEPDGWWPPVVSGTMKTTLGGCLSANIHGKNNFQVGPIGEHVIEFTAMLSTGALITCAPKKNADLFYAMIGGLGMLGVFTSITLQMKRIFSGLVAVDAWHAPDLSRHLSDLREHAPTHDYIVGWLDAFASGNSLGRGQIHAARQLNEGEDPNPQKTEDLSNQHLPDRFFGVVPKSMLYYFMKPMMNNIGMRFVNIGRYLLALRAHTFQQSHDEFHFLLDYAPGWERSFGRGGLIQYQSFLPKETAEDAWREMIRFSHRNKLPSYLGVTKRHRPDKFLLTHGVDGFSLALDFKVTDSNRAKLSAVLQEFDRIVLDAGGRFYFAKNSETTAESTRKFLGDEAVEKFKKLKKRCDPNSLLESDLYRRIFL; the protein is encoded by the coding sequence ATGTCCCTCAACCTCAACCACACCTTCACAAAACTCGAAAATTTCGGTCATTCGTTCCAAGCCTCATCGTATCGAATTCCAATCCAACGTACAGAAGATATCTACGAAGCGTTTCAACTCGCGAAGAAACTCGGGTTGAAAGTGACCGCGCGCGGCACGGGCATCAGTTACAACGACGCGTCGCTTAACGGCGGCGGCATCGTGCTGGATATGCGGGGGATGAATCAGATCGCCGAATGGGACCCAGCCTCAGGCGTGGTGAGATGCGAGTCGGGCGTCACGCTCGAACAGTTGTGGCAGAGAGTCGAACCCGACGGCTGGTGGCCCCCCGTCGTCTCCGGCACGATGAAAACGACGCTGGGCGGATGCCTCAGCGCGAACATCCACGGAAAAAATAATTTTCAGGTCGGTCCCATCGGCGAACACGTGATTGAATTTACCGCGATGCTGTCGACCGGCGCGTTAATCACTTGCGCGCCAAAGAAAAACGCGGATTTGTTTTACGCGATGATCGGCGGGCTGGGGATGCTCGGAGTCTTTACTTCCATCACGTTACAGATGAAACGCATCTTTTCCGGACTTGTGGCTGTGGACGCCTGGCACGCGCCGGATCTCAGCCGACACTTAAGCGACCTGCGCGAACACGCGCCAACCCATGATTACATCGTCGGCTGGCTAGACGCGTTTGCGAGTGGAAACAGTTTGGGGCGCGGACAGATCCACGCCGCGAGGCAACTCAACGAAGGCGAAGACCCGAATCCGCAAAAGACTGAAGACCTTTCGAATCAACATTTGCCCGATCGTTTTTTCGGCGTGGTGCCGAAATCCATGCTGTATTATTTCATGAAGCCGATGATGAATAATATTGGGATGCGTTTTGTCAACATCGGCAGGTATTTACTGGCATTACGCGCGCATACGTTTCAACAATCGCACGATGAGTTTCATTTTCTGTTGGATTACGCGCCCGGCTGGGAACGTTCCTTCGGGCGCGGCGGGTTGATCCAATATCAATCGTTCCTCCCAAAAGAAACGGCAGAGGATGCGTGGCGCGAAATGATTCGATTTTCACATCGAAACAAGTTACCATCTTATCTCGGCGTGACCAAACGTCACCGCCCCGATAAATTTCTGCTGACACACGGCGTGGACGGCTTCTCGCTCGCGTTGGATTTCAAAGTGACCGATTCGAATCGCGCCAAGTTGTCAGCGGTGTTGCAAGAGTTCGACCGCATCGTGCTGGATGCGGGCGGGCGATTCTATTTCGCCAAGAACAGCGAGACGACCGCCGAGTCAACTCGAAAATTCCTTGGGGATGAAGCGGTTGAGAAGTTCAAGAAACTCAAAAAACGATGCGATCCGAACAGTTTGTTGGAATCGGATTTGTATCGGAGAATATTTCTGTAG
- a CDS encoding lipoyl(octanoyl) transferase codes for MNFVVEDLGLIEYESAWKLQDQYAEEIAEGKRPPTLLLLEHPHVYTFGRRGKQENLLWGESQLKEKGIAIHWVDRGGDVTYHGPGQLVGYPLLPLIPLRPHRSLRPVRSDGRIPEADYVGYVRKLEQTIITALARLGLAAGQRQGLTGVWIQADVHSRCPRCSPEDRKKPAKIAAIGIKVDARGVSRHGFALNVNPDMEYWDGIIACGLQDEPIVSLADLFPEPPSMERVKEEIVEAFHEIFGVVAG; via the coding sequence ATGAATTTTGTTGTTGAAGACCTTGGCTTGATCGAATACGAATCCGCGTGGAAGTTGCAGGATCAATACGCGGAAGAGATCGCGGAGGGGAAGCGCCCGCCGACTCTTTTGCTTCTTGAGCATCCGCACGTCTACACGTTCGGTCGGCGCGGCAAACAGGAAAATTTGCTGTGGGGCGAATCGCAACTGAAAGAAAAAGGAATCGCCATCCACTGGGTAGATCGCGGCGGCGACGTGACCTATCATGGACCGGGTCAATTGGTTGGGTATCCGTTGTTGCCACTCATTCCGTTAAGACCTCACAGGTCTCTGAGACCTGTGAGGTCTGATGGAAGAATCCCCGAAGCCGATTACGTCGGCTACGTCCGCAAACTGGAGCAGACCATCATCACCGCCTTGGCGCGACTCGGTCTCGCAGCGGGACAACGCCAAGGTTTAACCGGCGTATGGATTCAAGCCGATGTGCATTCACGTTGTCCGCGCTGTTCGCCGGAAGATAGGAAGAAGCCAGCCAAGATCGCGGCGATCGGCATCAAGGTGGACGCGCGCGGCGTGTCGCGTCACGGCTTTGCGTTGAATGTGAATCCCGACATGGAATATTGGGACGGCATCATCGCCTGCGGTTTGCAGGATGAGCCAATTGTCTCGCTTGCCGATCTATTCCCCGAACCGCCTTCGATGGAGCGCGTGAAAGAGGAGATTGTGGAAGCGTTTCATGAAATATTTGGTGTTGTTGCTGGTTAG
- a CDS encoding DUF1800 family protein: MLQQRTKMNRRDFLKLMGAFAGTSAALAACAPEQFPGPDPTRVVEPPMNPTGIPLEPVLPPVALGIIALSRMAYGARVGDLDAFNALGATDDERLQNYVAQQLNPDTIDDGEFEARYAAAGFETLHKTQDELYFDHIASNPYDSNDEAYWDWYSKPAYELVDATFLRAVYSKKQLVEVLADFWHNHFNVYFWQDDGVPMLASYNRDVLRAHMLGNFRQMLEAVATHPSMLYYLNQNNSSDAGPNENFARELFELHTLGAENYFGVQDPNTIAKDANGIAIGYVDNDVYESARALTGWRVDDDIYEYEDGVEKTGRFLYYKPWHDRFNKLILGRYIPADQEDMKDGRDVLDLLAYHPGTARFISRKLARRFISDNPPDSVVEAAASTFMANLTAPDQLKRVVETILLSPEFKQTWGAKIKRPIEAAISMMRAVNTDFTKLPGGIAWMCGMMGQAMFERRPPDGYPDVKEAWANTMSLLYRWNFAVGITENWMDDEEQQRIIRTDIVAQTPAELRTAESLADFWIPRILNRPMSDADRQAVIAVMAQDYGTQDELPQDHIDYVLPAMVEVILMSPDFQWK; the protein is encoded by the coding sequence ATGCTTCAACAAAGAACCAAAATGAATCGCAGGGATTTTCTCAAGTTGATGGGCGCTTTCGCGGGAACGTCTGCCGCGCTGGCGGCGTGCGCGCCGGAGCAGTTTCCAGGTCCGGACCCGACGCGGGTGGTCGAGCCGCCGATGAATCCGACGGGCATTCCTCTCGAACCTGTGCTTCCGCCTGTTGCGTTGGGAATCATCGCGTTGAGTCGCATGGCGTACGGAGCGCGCGTCGGCGACCTCGACGCGTTCAACGCGTTGGGCGCGACGGATGATGAACGTCTGCAAAATTACGTTGCGCAACAATTGAATCCCGATACGATTGACGACGGCGAGTTCGAAGCGCGTTACGCCGCGGCGGGATTTGAAACACTGCACAAAACGCAGGACGAATTGTATTTCGATCACATCGCCAGCAACCCGTATGATTCAAATGATGAAGCATATTGGGATTGGTATTCCAAACCCGCGTACGAATTAGTGGACGCGACTTTCTTGCGCGCGGTGTATAGCAAAAAACAACTCGTCGAAGTGCTTGCCGATTTTTGGCACAATCATTTCAATGTTTATTTTTGGCAGGACGATGGCGTGCCGATGCTCGCTTCATACAACCGCGACGTGTTGCGCGCGCACATGCTCGGCAACTTCAGGCAAATGCTTGAAGCGGTGGCGACGCATCCCTCGATGTTGTATTACTTGAATCAAAACAATTCATCGGATGCGGGACCGAATGAAAATTTTGCGCGCGAACTTTTCGAACTGCACACGCTTGGCGCGGAAAATTATTTCGGCGTGCAAGACCCGAACACCATCGCGAAAGATGCGAATGGCATCGCAATCGGCTATGTGGATAACGACGTTTATGAATCTGCGCGCGCGCTCACGGGCTGGCGCGTGGACGACGACATTTACGAGTACGAAGACGGCGTCGAGAAGACGGGGCGCTTTTTATATTACAAGCCGTGGCACGACCGCTTCAATAAATTGATCCTCGGAAGATACATCCCCGCCGATCAGGAAGATATGAAGGATGGACGCGACGTGTTGGATTTGCTCGCGTATCATCCTGGCACCGCGCGATTCATTTCGCGCAAACTCGCTCGCCGCTTCATTTCGGACAATCCGCCTGATTCGGTCGTGGAAGCCGCCGCGTCCACTTTTATGGCGAACCTGACCGCGCCCGATCAACTCAAGCGCGTGGTCGAGACGATCCTGCTTTCGCCCGAATTCAAACAGACGTGGGGCGCGAAGATCAAACGTCCCATCGAAGCCGCCATCTCGATGATGCGCGCCGTCAACACGGACTTCACCAAACTTCCTGGCGGAATCGCATGGATGTGCGGGATGATGGGTCAAGCCATGTTCGAGCGGCGTCCGCCTGATGGCTATCCCGATGTCAAAGAGGCGTGGGCGAACACGATGTCTTTGTTGTATCGTTGGAACTTTGCGGTCGGCATCACTGAAAATTGGATGGACGACGAGGAACAACAACGCATCATCCGCACGGACATCGTTGCACAGACTCCCGCCGAACTCCGCACCGCCGAATCCCTCGCGGACTTTTGGATTCCGCGCATCTTGAATCGCCCCATGTCCGACGCGGACCGTCAGGCAGTGATCGCGGTCATGGCGCAGGACTATGGAACGCAAGATGAATTGCCGCAGGATCACATTGATTACGTCCTGCCCGCGATGGTCGAAGTGATTCTCATGAGCCCCGATTTTCAGTGGAAATAA
- a CDS encoding DUF1501 domain-containing protein, whose protein sequence is MPTQKHSRRNFLQGCSAAIAELAGARLTNVAFRQDNSSADTLVVVFLRGGWDALNVVPPMAGDDRGYYELARPNIKISNLLPLNDQFGLHPALAPLHGLYQQGKMAVVHAVGLNYDTRSHFDAMEYIELGTPGQKSTTSGWITRHLQTQGVSSILPALSTSGAPSSLLNFVPTVNLNDPSEFSQWDNGLAASQQTALRQMYNGETLLHRAGIRTLDSLDIVSPIVEGEYQPSNGASYNDDELSQQLKTVARMIKLDTGLRVATVDYGGWDTHEYENDGDGGYIADLLGNLASGLSNFYLDLDSGYTDKLSVVVISEFGRRLVQNESYGTDHGHGNVMFALGGGVNGGQVYGAWPGLHNDQLYDHADLAITTDYRQVLSEMLTHRLGNADVASVFPGYTPTGEMGIFS, encoded by the coding sequence ATGCCAACACAAAAACACTCACGCCGAAACTTTTTGCAGGGATGCTCCGCCGCCATCGCCGAACTGGCTGGCGCGCGATTAACCAACGTCGCGTTCAGGCAGGATAATTCTTCGGCAGATACGCTCGTCGTCGTCTTTTTACGCGGCGGCTGGGACGCGCTCAACGTTGTCCCGCCGATGGCTGGCGACGATCGCGGCTATTACGAATTGGCGCGACCGAACATCAAGATCAGCAATTTGTTGCCGTTGAACGATCAATTCGGTCTGCATCCCGCTCTTGCCCCGTTGCATGGACTATACCAGCAAGGCAAGATGGCGGTCGTCCACGCGGTGGGACTCAACTACGACACGCGCAGTCACTTCGACGCGATGGAATACATCGAGCTGGGAACGCCTGGGCAGAAAAGCACAACCTCAGGATGGATCACGCGCCATTTGCAGACACAAGGCGTGTCGTCTATTTTGCCCGCGCTGTCCACGTCGGGCGCGCCGTCGTCGCTGTTGAATTTTGTCCCCACTGTGAATCTCAACGACCCCTCCGAGTTCTCGCAATGGGATAACGGTCTCGCCGCGTCGCAACAAACCGCGCTACGTCAGATGTACAACGGCGAGACTCTCCTGCATCGCGCGGGCATCCGCACGCTCGATTCGCTCGACATCGTCAGCCCCATCGTGGAGGGAGAGTATCAGCCATCGAACGGCGCGAGTTATAACGACGATGAACTCAGCCAGCAACTGAAAACCGTTGCGCGGATGATCAAACTCGACACAGGTCTGCGCGTGGCGACTGTTGATTACGGCGGCTGGGACACGCACGAATACGAAAACGACGGCGACGGCGGTTACATCGCAGACTTGCTCGGCAACCTCGCCAGCGGACTATCCAATTTTTATCTCGATCTCGATTCGGGCTACACCGATAAATTATCCGTCGTGGTCATCAGCGAGTTCGGTCGCCGCCTCGTGCAAAATGAATCCTACGGCACCGATCACGGTCATGGCAATGTGATGTTCGCGCTTGGCGGCGGAGTCAACGGCGGGCAGGTCTACGGCGCGTGGCCTGGCTTGCACAACGATCAACTCTACGATCACGCCGACCTCGCCATCACCACCGATTATCGTCAGGTGTTGAGCGAGATGCTCACACACCGCTTGGGCAACGCAGATGTCGCGTCTGTTTTTCCTGGGTATACACCGACGGGCGAGATGGGGATATTCAGTTAG
- a CDS encoding metal-dependent transcriptional regulator codes for MATPAMQRYAAEIYRLQQDSQFVALTELSEHANSSAQATARMVARMKKLNYLDHEKYRGVRLTTKGEKIAMPSLRRHRLVEVFLVKVMKYGWDEAHEISDSFALGVNDQIEDRIDEITEHPARCPHGEPIPSKDGVMPLVKDVNLLDVPSGSDCVISRVRTHDGDKLRYFADLGLVPGVKFHLFSCAPFKGPLNLQVKPNNHLIGYELAGSLWVEVTQLGEGNKLPPQAK; via the coding sequence ATGGCGACACCCGCAATGCAACGCTATGCGGCGGAAATCTATAGGCTACAGCAGGATTCGCAATTTGTGGCGTTGACCGAACTTTCGGAACACGCAAATTCGTCCGCGCAAGCCACGGCGCGTATGGTGGCGCGGATGAAGAAGTTGAATTATCTCGATCACGAAAAATATCGCGGCGTGCGGCTGACAACCAAAGGGGAGAAGATCGCCATGCCGTCGTTGCGTCGTCACCGGCTGGTGGAAGTGTTCCTGGTGAAAGTGATGAAATACGGCTGGGATGAAGCGCACGAGATTTCGGATTCGTTCGCGTTGGGGGTCAACGACCAGATCGAGGATCGGATCGATGAAATTACCGAACACCCCGCGCGTTGTCCGCACGGCGAACCGATTCCATCCAAAGACGGCGTGATGCCGCTGGTGAAGGATGTCAATTTATTGGACGTTCCATCCGGGTCCGATTGCGTCATCTCCCGCGTGCGCACTCACGATGGCGATAAACTCCGTTACTTCGCAGACCTGGGTCTGGTGCCCGGGGTAAAATTTCACCTGTTCAGTTGCGCGCCGTTCAAAGGACCGCTTAATTTGCAGGTGAAGCCGAACAATCACTTGATCGGGTATGAACTGGCGGGTTCGTTATGGGTGGAAGTGACCCAGTTGGGCGAGGGGAATAAATTGCCGCCGCAGGCAAAATAA
- a CDS encoding SUMF1/EgtB/PvdO family nonheme iron enzyme — MKKIFPILIAILTACASAPASPIVAPTSLPSATAVAPTSTAVPAATAEVTAPSPTSTSEAQIFRFSSVDGMPQVYIPNGILHMGGYDVRAAPDEFPARDVTLDAYWMDQLEVTNAMYALCVNAGACEPPQNLGTARIADYFGNSEFKDYPVVYVAWGQAKTYCEWANRRLPTEAQWERAARGDDLRTFPWGEDKPDWRFANFNMLVTDTSRVGSYAMGASPFGVLDMAGNVAEWTNDFYDFDFYLTSPLANPLGPESSSSLNRVVRGGSLGDAEINIRVSKRSSVRGSNLNAAPGSESYLGDFSPRIGFRCAEDE; from the coding sequence TCACTGCCTGCGCGAGCGCGCCCGCGAGTCCGATCGTTGCGCCGACATCGCTTCCATCGGCAACCGCCGTCGCGCCGACCTCCACTGCCGTCCCTGCGGCAACTGCCGAGGTGACTGCGCCCAGCCCCACATCCACGAGTGAAGCGCAGATCTTCCGCTTCTCGTCCGTGGACGGGATGCCGCAAGTCTACATTCCCAACGGCATCCTCCACATGGGCGGCTACGATGTCCGCGCCGCGCCGGATGAATTCCCCGCGCGCGATGTGACGCTCGACGCATATTGGATGGACCAACTCGAAGTGACGAATGCAATGTATGCGTTGTGCGTGAATGCGGGCGCGTGCGAGCCTCCGCAGAATCTCGGCACGGCGAGAATCGCCGACTATTTCGGCAATTCTGAATTCAAAGATTATCCTGTGGTTTACGTCGCGTGGGGGCAGGCAAAAACGTATTGTGAATGGGCAAACCGCAGGCTCCCCACAGAGGCGCAATGGGAACGCGCCGCGCGCGGCGACGATCTGCGAACCTTCCCCTGGGGTGAAGACAAACCCGATTGGCGCTTCGCAAATTTCAACATGCTCGTGACGGATACCTCGCGCGTGGGAAGTTACGCCATGGGCGCCAGCCCGTTTGGCGTGTTGGACATGGCGGGCAATGTGGCGGAATGGACGAACGATTTTTACGATTTCGATTTTTATCTGACATCGCCGTTGGCGAATCCGCTGGGACCCGAATCGAGTTCAAGTTTGAACCGCGTGGTGCGCGGCGGAAGTTTGGGCGATGCGGAGATCAACATCCGCGTGTCGAAGCGTTCGTCGGTGCGAGGGTCGAACTTGAACGCCGCGCCGGGGTCGGAATCTTATCTTGGCGATTTTTCCCCCCGCATTGGGTTTCGCTGCGCGGAAGATGAGTAA